The window CGAACTAGTGAAACCGTTTCGTGTACTGCCCGAGTGGCGTCTTGATGATTTGATGATCTCCTATTCAGTGCCTGAAGGTGGTGTTGGGCCTCATATTGATAACTATGATGTTTTTATCATACAAGGTATGGGACGCCGCCGCTGGCGTGTGGGCGATGCCCTACCGATGCGTCAGTTCTGCTCACATCCGGCATTATTACATGTCGACCCATTTGAACCGATTATTGACGTGGAAATGGCACCAGGAGATATTCTGTATATTCCGCCGGGATTCCCTCACGATGGTTTCACTTTCGAAGATACCATGAACTATTCTGTCGGCTTTCGCGGGCCGACTGGTCGTGATCTGCTGAGCAGTTTTGCAGACTATGCGCTAGAACAGGATTTGGGTGGCATAAATTATGGCGATCCTGACCTCACGGTGACTGAAAATACAGGTACCATGGAACCTCATGAGGTTGAACGTCTACGAGCCATGATGATTGAAATGATCAACAAGCCGGATGATTTTGAACAGTGGTTAGGCCGTTTTGCAACGACTCTACGTCATGAGCTGGATATTGCACCCTCAGATCCGCCATATCAACCGGAAGAAGTGCTAAGTGTGTTAAATGACGGTCAAAAACTGATCCGACTGAGCGGCTTGCGAGTGATGCGTATCAATGAGCACTTTTTTGTGAATTCGGAAGGCTGGATTACCACAGAAACAAAGGGTGCAGATGCATTGTGCCAGCTTACGGAAGTCGGCATCAATGAACTCGGTGAAGCACTGGAGAGCCCTGCTTTTATCGCGCAATTAACCGAATTTATCAATCAAGGATATTGGTATTTCGAAGAGTAAGTCGCACCTGCCCAACAAGATAAAACACCTGCTAATGGGTGTTTTGTCTCGGCTCATCTAGAAAAATATCTCTTTCAGATTTCAGAAATTTCTACAGGTAAAAAGAAAGAAAAACCCATTAACCAAGTTTATCCCTTCGGTCCTTGTGCTTTTGCCAGTTTTTAGGTTTTATCTGTTATCTAATAAAAGTCAAATAGGCTAGTTTTAGTCATTATCTTACTTAGTGGTACTAATGTTCGGAGTTAAAAATGACAGTTTCTACTCGGCTAGTCAGCGGCTTATTATTCGCAACACTTTTGGCTTCTCAACACGTGCGTGCTGATGCTGAAACTAAACTAAATAAAGATGTTAAGCTAAATCACGCAACCGTATTTTTACGTGGTGCTGAATTAGATAACACCGTGACACTGTCACTTAATAAGGGGGCGAACTCGGTCATCCTCACCAATATCGCAAGTAATATTGACCCGCGTACGCTATCGATTGATCTTGAACAGGATGATGTGGTTATTCGCTCCGTTAATATCCAAAATATAGCAACAGAAGCTAATTATCCAATGGCTATTGCTGAACTTTTGGATCAGAAAAAACAATTAAGCCAGCAGATAGAGACATTGAATATTGCAATTAAAGTCGGTGAAGAACAATTAAATTTATTGAAAGATCACCGCTTTTTTGGGGAAAATACAGCGAAAACCCTAGAAGAATCAGCCCAGAAATTAAATTTTATTCGTCAGCAGATGTCTAATATTTTACAAGAGCAACAAAAAAACCAGTTGGAATTAGTTGAACTACAAGAAAAAGCTACGTTATTGCAGGCAAAAATTGATGAAAAAATGCCCTCTTCAATTGGTGAACAGACCCAAATTGTCTTGTCTATCGATGCGCAAAAACCGGTGACAGCAGAGTTGCAAATTTCTTATTTAACACCTGATGCGGCTTGGTCTCCAAGTTACGATATCCGCAGCCTGAATTCGCAATCCCCTATTGTTTTAACGTACAAAGCGGACATAGTGCAAAATACAGGCATTGATTGGGATAAAGTTAATTTAACACTTTCAACGATTAACCCGTCTAAAAATATCACGCCTTCTGTCTTACAGCCTTGGCGCTTGTCCGTTTATGATAATAACGCTCAAATAACACGCCAGGCTCGAATGAAAATGCCAGCAGCGCCAATAGCAATGTATGAAGAAAGCAGTGTCAGTGAGAAAAAAACAATAAATTCAGGTGTTTCAGATTTTGTAACTACATCTAACAATGGTGTCAATTTAAATTACCAAATTGCCCTGCCTTACTCCCTGAAAAGCACGATCAAACCGAATTCGCTCACCATTAAACAACAAAATATTGATGTAAAATACAAATATACTGCCACGCCAAAATTGACTGAAGAAGTATTCTTACAAGCGAATGTTGAAGATTGGCAATCACTTAACTTATTGAATGGAAATGCTAATGTATATTACGGAAATACGTATGTAGGCAATTTTATAGTCAATGCCAATCAATTGGTTGACACATTGAGCGTTCCTTTTGGTGTTGATAAGAGTATTCAAGTCTCTCGTGAATCAAATGAAAAGATGAAGAAAAAACCGAGTTTTATGGGGTCGACTATTCAACAAACAGAAAGTTACTTGGTCAAAGTAAAAAACATGCATACGAAACCCATTGAATTGACTGTTTATGACCAAATTCCAGTGAGTGAGGACAGCGATATAAAAGTATCTGCAATAGAGGATAAAAATGCGGTTACCAATAAAAGCACTGGTGAAATAACATGGGATATTGCCTTAGAACCGAATGAAGAAAAGCAAATTTCATTTAGTTATTCGTTGAGCTACCCAAAAGATAAACAGATATTAGGGTTGTAACAATTTTTGTAGTTCTTTTTCGATGGCGTTAGAATAAACCCACACTGACACGACAATTATAACTATGAGGTTTCCATGATTATTTTAGTAACAGGTGCTTCTTCTGGTTTTGGTGAATCAATTGCCCGCAGATTTATCAAACATAATTACACCGTTATTGGAACAGGACGTAGAACTGAGCGTTTAGATGCTCTCCATCAAGAGTTAGGTGATAAATTTTACCCTTTAACATTGGATATCCAAGATAGAACAGCCATCCAAGATGCGATTGCAAGTTTACCTGCACACCTCAAACATATTGATATTTTAGTTAATAATGCCGGTTTGGCTTTAGGCTTAGAACCGGCGTTTGATGCCAATCCTGACGATTGGGATGTGATGATTAATACGAATACCAAAGGTTTAGTTAATATGACTTACGAGGTATTGCAAGTCATGGTTGCTAATAACCACGGTCATATTATTAATATTGGCTCAACTGCAGCGAGCTGGCCTTACAAAGGTGGTAATGTTTATGGTGCAACCAAAGCCTTTGTGAAACAATTTTCACTTGGCTTGCGTGCTGATTTACAAGGGAAAAAAATTCGAGTTACCGATATCGAGCCGGGCCTCGTTGGTGGTACAGAGTTCTCAAATATTCGCTTTAAAGGGGATGACGATAAAGCAGCTAGCACTTATCAAGGCGCAGATGCTCTGACCCCTGAAGATATTGCTGAAACAGTTTATTGGGTTGCTACTCTACCGGCTCACATGAATGTAAATACATTAGAATTGATGCCTGTTTGCCAAACTTTTGCTGGTTTAACCGTATATAAACAACTTTAATTTTTAGTACTATTCTATACAGACGTACTGATACACTTTTAGCTATACTGGGATTATCGGTCCTGTTTGGTAAGGAATTTACATGAATTCACATAAAATGTTGAAAACTGGCTTAACTGCAATATGTTTCTGTCTCCCTTTACTTTGGGCTACATCATCTTCCGCTGCACAATCAACGACATCATGTACTGCAGGCAGTACGTGTGTTTCAGTAGGTCAAGGTGATGACTCTCTTAATAAAGAGCAAGCGCGCCAAGAAAAGGAACAATGGGATGATACCCGTATGTTGCGCAAAAAGGTTAATACTCGTACCGAAAAAGAGTTTGATAAAGTAGATCAGGCTTTTGATGCAAAAGATAAATGCGAGAAAAGCCTCAATCTAAATGCTTACTGGGAACCGAGCACTAAACGTTGCCTTGACGTAAGTAATGGCCGTCCAATTAATAATCCATAACCTTATAGGTTGTTTTATGGAGCTGTTGATCAAGGAGAGAAGATGAAAAAGAAATTATTGTTACCCTTATTTGCACTGGTGCTAGCACCAGCTTTCGCGCAAGCTTCATGTGAAAGCGTAATTGAGGAAATCAAACAAAAGATTATCAATAATGGTGTTCCTGCAGATAACTTTAGTTTGGTTGCAGTGCCTAATGATGAAGTTGACGCGTCTAAAGGCCAAGTCGTCGGCCACTGCCAAAATGATTCTTATAAAATCATTTATACCCGTCATTAATTATAAGTTATAAGTAAAAAACAGGGCGCTACTCATGATGGCGCCCTATTTTTTGATTAATAACTTACTTAGTTCGTAACGTGCTTAGTTAGGAATGGTAATAAGTTCTTGTAGTTTATCTGTATTAAGGTAATGCCCTAACTCTCTTTCTTCTGGCCGCAATAAATACGGGATCTCCCCAATTAATGGTGCCTTAATATGATGTTGTAACCGTTCAATGATTTGTGCGTAGTGCGCCAATCCTGGATTGATGCGGTTTGCCATCCAACCAATTAATGGTAAGCCATCAGCTCGAATTGCATCCGCTGTTAGTAATGCGTGATTAACACAACCATGTTGAATGCCGACGACTAAGATCACACCAACAGGTTGACCTTTTAACCAGTCTGCATAAAAAGTATTGTCATCAAGTAGATAGCGCCATCCCCCATTACCCTCGATAACAACCATGTCACATTGATGATGTAAATGGTCTAGACCATGCTTTATTTTATTAAAATCAATGCTATTTTCATGGCTGTAATTGTCTGTAATACGCACAGGGTTAACTTCATCATAAGAAACAAGGTCTTTAGAAACACTGTGGATGAGTAATGCATCTTTATTTCTGATTCCTTCAGGGGTATCAATGCATTGATCTGCAATAGGCTTATAGCCCACTGCTTTAATTCCTTGGTTATTTAGTGCTTGCAAGATGGCAAGCGTCGATACTGTCTTCCCGACATCTGTATCTGTCCCGGTAACAAATAGATTGATCATGGTCTTTTTCTATCCTGAAGTGACAGACTTATACAGCAATAAGCTGCAAAAATGATATGGATTCAGTTTATTGGAATGGGTAAGTGAGAAGTTTGCGTTAGCTCAATTTTGTGTACGATAGTATAAATATTATCGAATTGTTTTAACCTTGTAATAGTTGTAGTAGCAGTGAACCATCATATAATGCTCTCTGTATTAATGATGTTTCACTCTCCTTTACTGTAAATAAAGATTTTTCTATCGATAAATTGGATGAATACAGAGGAACTGCGTATTTATTTATATGGTCATGTAAACATTTTAAAAACAGCTCAGAACCTTGATTCAAAGGTGAATTGACTAAAATTAACTCACTACCAAATAAATTCACCATCAGTGCTAATGGTTTAGCTAATTGCTGGGCAACTTGATTAATAAGGTAAACACAAAGTCTGTCGTTTAATGTTGCTCCAGCGCAAATTTTTTCAATTGAAATATCGTGTTGATGCAAAAAAGAATCAGGGTAGTTTATTAGGAAATTATTAGCTTGCCGCAATATTGCAGGAATGGACGTTTTTGTTTCTAAGCAATCGTTGCTACCGCAATAGCAAAAGTTATGTTGGTATGGCTCACATTGGGTATGGCCAAACAAAATAGGTCGACGGGTATTCGCATCTAAGGCTGTTCCATGGTTTAACACCATGACATTAATAACATCTTGTAGCTGTAAGTAAATGATGTTTTTTGCTTTTCTTTTCTCCTGATGAGAAAAGTGGTCCATTAACGCCAACGCATCGACTGGCGGATGTAAATAGGTGGGTAAACCCGTTTGCTTGGTAAGGTGTTCCGCAATGGCCAATTGATGGATTTTAAAAGAAGGATGCTGATAAATAACACCGGTATGGGGATCTAAAATACCATCAATAAGAATGCTAATGGCGGTGACTCTTTCTAATATGTTTTGATGACTAGCAAAAAATTGACTAATTAATTCAGAAAGTGAATCCATAAATTCGCTATTCCCTAGCGGTGTAAATGGATATTCTGTTTGCGCTAAGGTAACCGCATTAATTTCTTTCAGGGAAATGGTAAGTTTCTGCTCTTCAATACGGATCGCTAGAAATTGCCACCCTTCACTTTCAATCACTAGCCCTATCGCTGGGCGTCCACGTAAACCGAGTACAGGAAACTCTAATTCTTTGATTAAGTGGGCATCCATAAGCTCGCGTGTAATTTTAGTGATACTTGCAGGCGCAAGCTGTGCTTGTTTTGATAAGGCAATACGCGAAATTGGACCATGCTGATCAATGATACGATATACAATCCCCGTATTTAATTGTTTGATTTGGTCAATATGGCCTGTTTGATTCACCATGGTAATAATTCAATTCCTTTATAAAGCAATGAGTTATTATGCCTTAATCTGTGTATGAATGATTTCGTTTGCATTGAAAGTGTGAGCTTACTCACTTTTGTTGACCAACAATATTGGCCATCAAAAGATTTGTTAATTTTTTGGCGACAGCAGGTAATGCTCTACGCGTATTGTAGACTAACCAGACTTCAGATGAAGCATTAATATTTGTGAGTTTTAAGTATTTCACACCATCAATTTTCATACGTGTGAATGATTCTGTAATTACGGAAATTCCCATACCTGCGGCAACTAACCCCAAGATAGTCATTGCTTCCCCTGCTTCTTGAGAAATGGTCGGTACCACCCCTGCAGATGTTAACAATTGGTTTATTTCATCATATAACGCAGTACCGACATCACGTTCAAAGAAAATAAAAGGATAATCAGCAAGCTGTTGAATATCGACACCAACATCAATAAATTCTAACAATGGGTGCCCTTCATAGACAGCGACCATAAATGGCTCTTTAAATAATAGCTGGTAATCCAATTGTTCTGGTAACACCGTATTTCTCATAATGCCGAAATCAATTCGCCCCGTAATTAATGGTGCAATCTGTTGTTTCGTATTCATTTGGTGCATATGAATAGAAACCTCTGGGTATGTTTCCCGATATTGCCGTAAACTCATTGTGACCTTGTGCATAAACGGCGTAGTTGAAGTAAATCCAATGGATAACTCCCCAAGTTCGCCTTTTTCCATGCGAGCCGCTTTTGTCGCAGCTGCATCGACTTGCGCTAAAATTTGATACGCTTCTTTTAAAAACATCGTGCCTGCTGGCGTTAAGGCAACATTTCGGTTATTCCTTTCTAACAGTTTTGCATTAATTTTCTCTTCAAGTATTTGTATTTGTTGGCTTAACGGGGGCTGTGAAATATGTAAACGTTCAGCAGCCTTGCCAAAATGGAGCTCTTCAGCGACAGCAATAAAGTACCGCAGGTGCCTAAGTTCTATACTCATCGTTTTCTCGATATCATTGATATGTTTAAAATATCATTGTTAATGATTAATATATTAGACAAAAAAATAGAAAGTTTCTATTCTTTGATCGAAATCAAACGTGTTGGTATGACAAGGAATATACATGGAACACTCACAGAATAGTCTTACATCTGAGCAACCTAACGAAGGAATAAGGGCACCCCAGCAAGGAAATACCACACCAAAAAAACATTACATACAAAGAGATGATGCGCTGTATTTACGTGTGACTTTATCTTTTTTTACGGTGGGTTTTGCCACATTTGCATTACTGTATTTTGTGCAGCCAATTTTGCCTATGCTGTCAGAGGATTTTAATATTTCCCCTGCCACTGCAAGCTTGTCATTATCACTGAGTACTGGCTTGATGGCATTAGGTTTATTAATTACAGGGCCAATTTCAGATGCAATAGGTCGAAAAAATGTGATGGTGATTGCATTGACCTGTGCCGCATTATTTACGCTACTTAGTTCCGTCATGCAGAGTTGGCAAGGGATCTTAATTGCGAGAGCATTAGTTGGTTTGTCGCTAAGTGGTGTTGCCGCGGTTGCAATGACCTATTTAAGCGAAGAGATCCATCCAAGCTATGTTGCACTATCCATGGGCTTATATATTAGTGGTAATTCATTGGGTGGAATGAGTGGCCGTTTGGTGACGGGAGTGATCGCTGATTTTTATTCATGGCGTGTTGCCGTGGTAATTTTAGGTTCGTTAGCTTTGATCGCGGCTATTGGCTTTTGGCGCTTATTGCCCCCTTCTCAGCACTTTCGGGCGAGTTCTTTAAAACCTAAGAATCTGTGGGTTAATTTGCATCTACACTTTAGAGACAAAGGCTTACCTTTTCTATTTATTGAAGGCTTTGTTTTGATGGGGGGCTTTGTCACAATGTACAACTACATTGGATATCGCTTACTTGAAGCGCCTTACTCTTTTTCTCAGTCTACTGTCGGCTTGTTATCCGTTATTTATTTAACAGGGACTTACAGTGCGACTAAAACAGGAAGCCTAATTCACAAATATGGACTTGGACAAGTACTCATAGCGTCCATCTGTATGATGTTAGTTGGTATTTTAGTCACATTACATTCAAATGTTTGGTTAGTTTTACTTGGAATGACAATACTGACAACGGGTTTTTTTGCAGCACACTCTGTAGCTAGTAGCTGGGTGGGACGCAGAGCTAAACGAGCACGTGGCCAAGCGTCTTCCTTGTATTTATTTAGTTATTACGCAGGGTCAAGTATTGCAGGTACGGTTGGTGGCTTATTTTGGCAACACTTCGGTTGGAATGGAGTTGCTTTATTTATCGCTGGAATATTATTTATCGGCATTATCATTGCTTGCCGTTTGAAATCAATTTGTTATAACCAATAGGTTAGGAACTAATAAAGGTTAAGCTACCGCTCCTCCTCGTGATTAGTAGATGATGAAAATGTCTATTAATTACGAGGAAACTCAATGAAACCATTCTCACTAAAACTATTTTTATTTGCATCATTGCTCTTTTGTTGTAGTTCTTTTGTTTGGTCCCATGGCTATGTCGAATCCCCTGAAAGTCGCTCATATTACTGCAAACAAGGTATAAATACTCACTGTGGGCCAGTGCAATATGAGCCGCAATCGATTGAAGGCCAAAAAGGCTTCCCCCAATACGGCCCAGCTGATGGAAAAATTGCTAGCGCTGGTATTGGTGCTTTTTCTCCCTTAGACATACAAACTACGAACCGATGGAAACGGGTTATTTTAAATTCACCTAATGTTAAGTTTAAATGGCGCATCACGGCAAAACATAAAACGACAAAATGGGAATATTTCATAACTAAGCCTGACTGGCAGCCAAATGCCCTATTATCGCGTAATCAATTTACACTAACCCCATTTTGTAAATTTGAACGTGTAGAAACTCCAGGGGAAATTGTGGAACACAACTGTGTATTACCGAAAAATCAAAAAGGTTACCATGTAATCTTAGCCATTTGGACGATATATGATACACCAAATGCATTTTACCAAGTCATTGATACAGAAATAAATTAACGTAAAAGTAAAGTTATATACAAGAAAAGGACAAGTGTTAAAATACCCACTTGCCCTTTTAAGCTTCGTTTTATTATTGATAAGCTCGATAGTTAATGGTAATTATAATTATCACCCATTTGAATGTTGTAACTAAATGACTATAAAACAAGATTTGATTGATACGTTCAATGAATTGGAGTCACGGATAAACCAATTTAGCCTCTTGCTGCTGGAACAATCAAAACAGGTTCCATTTACAGCCCATGTATTTCAATTACCTTCAGTTATTAAAGGTGAGGAAAATAATGAAATAGAACAAATTTCAGTACATACACTAGCGGGTCATGATGCTGTGAGTGAAGCAATAAAGTTAATTAACTTATTATTTTTGCAGAATAAATCCGAAGAAATTAGCAATAAAGCCGCTATCCGCTTACCTGGCGTTATATGTATACAAACTCATTTGCAGACATATCGTGACTTTAATTCGTTAATATTAAAGATCAATGAGTTAAAGATGCATATAAAGGCAATTGTCACACAAGTGAATGAACCTCATCGATTCGACTTTATCCGTGACAGTTTACACGGACTGCTGACATTAAATACCTATCGTACCCTCACCTCATTGGTTGATATCGATACAGTTAATTTTGGCTGGGCGAATAAAAAAGTTATCAATAAAGTGACCAAAAATACAGTACTAGACCGTTTACAAGCAAGTATAGATAGTGGCCGTTGCCCTCTTCATTTACCTAAAGAACATTGGCTTTTACAACTGGAAAATGAAATTCGGTTAATTGATTCCCTACCTCATAATGCGGTTTTGAAAACTCAACGCCCTGTAAAAGTTCAGCCAATAGCTCGAGTGTGGGATAAAGAGCAACAGAAACAAACGCAGTTTGCCTGTGCAACACCTTTATTCGTTTTTGCGCTCGAAAAAACAGTAGCAGAAATTAAAATCGGTGAGCTCCCCGATTACCATGCAAATAACATTGCTATTCGTAATCGACCTAAAGCAAAACAGGTTGAATTATTAATTCCTCGATTAAATTTGTATATTGAACGCTAAAAAAACACCCATCTGTAAAACAGTATGGGTGTTATATAAAGCCAGTTTAATAAGCTAGCTTAAGATTTCATGCTGCCAACCATATCTTCTGGACGAACCCAATCATTGAACTGTTCTTCAGTTAAATAGTTTAGTTTCAGTGCAGATTCTTTCAGCGTCAGCCCTTCTTTGTGTGCTTTTTTAGCAATTTCTGCCGCTTTATCGTACCCGATGTGGGTATTTAAAGCAGTTACTAACATTAACGATTCATGAAGTAATTTCTCAATGCGCTCACGATTTGGTTCAATTCCAATCGCACAGTGCTCATTAAAGCTACGCATACCATCAGCTAACAAGCGAACAGATTGTAAGAAATTATCAATTAGCATTGGGCGGAATACATTCAGCTCAAAATTACCTGAAGCCCCACCAATGTTCACAGCAACATCGTTCCCCATCACTTGAGCACATAACATTGTCAATGCTTCACACTGTGTCGGGTTAACTTTACCTGGCATGATTGAACTGCCTGGCTCATTTTCTGGGATAGATATTTCACCAATACCGCAGCGAGGACCAGATGCTAACCACCTTACATCATTCGCAATTTTCATTAGAGAAGCGGCTAAACCTTTTAAAGCACCGTGTGCGTGCACAAGGCTATCACAAGTTGCTAATGCTTCAAATTTGTTCGGAGCTGTAATAAATGGCTGGCCGGTTAATTCTGCAATTTTTTTCGCAACACGAACGGCATACTCTGGATGAGTATTTAAACCGGTCCCTACTGCTGTACCACCTAACGCTAATTCACACACATGTGGAACTGCGTTTTCAATGTGTTTTTCACTATGCGCTAACATTGCAGCCCAACCAGAAATTTCTTGGCCTAGCGTCAGCGGAGTTGCATCTTGTAAGTGAGTACGACCGATTTTTACGATATCTTTAAATTCTTTCGCTTTTGCATCTAACGTTTGATGCAAAATTTTCAGTTCAGGGAGAAGATGTTCGCGGATTGCGACGACCGCAGCAACGTGCATTGCCGTTGGGAAAACATCATTTGAACTTTGACTTTTATTCACATCATCATTAGGGTGAATAAGACGATCGTTACCACGTTGGCCACCGAGAATTTCGCTACCACGGTTAGCTAAAACCTCGTTCATGTTCATGTTACTTTGTGTACCAGAACCTGTTTGCCAAATAGCAAGAGGAAATTCCGTTGGATGTTTACCAGCTAAAACTTCGTCAGCGGCAGCAATGATTGCATCGCCGCGCTCTTTAGCTAATAAT is drawn from Providencia huaxiensis and contains these coding sequences:
- a CDS encoding ribosomal protein uL16 3-hydroxylase: MAYKLNLNWPEFLEKYWQKKPVVLKNAFPDFVDPITPDELAGLAMESEVDSRLVSFIDNKWEASHGPFEDFSELGEKGWSLLVQAVNHWHIPAAELVKPFRVLPEWRLDDLMISYSVPEGGVGPHIDNYDVFIIQGMGRRRWRVGDALPMRQFCSHPALLHVDPFEPIIDVEMAPGDILYIPPGFPHDGFTFEDTMNYSVGFRGPTGRDLLSSFADYALEQDLGGINYGDPDLTVTENTGTMEPHEVERLRAMMIEMINKPDDFEQWLGRFATTLRHELDIAPSDPPYQPEEVLSVLNDGQKLIRLSGLRVMRINEHFFVNSEGWITTETKGADALCQLTEVGINELGEALESPAFIAQLTEFINQGYWYFEE
- a CDS encoding DUF4139 domain-containing protein, which produces MTVSTRLVSGLLFATLLASQHVRADAETKLNKDVKLNHATVFLRGAELDNTVTLSLNKGANSVILTNIASNIDPRTLSIDLEQDDVVIRSVNIQNIATEANYPMAIAELLDQKKQLSQQIETLNIAIKVGEEQLNLLKDHRFFGENTAKTLEESAQKLNFIRQQMSNILQEQQKNQLELVELQEKATLLQAKIDEKMPSSIGEQTQIVLSIDAQKPVTAELQISYLTPDAAWSPSYDIRSLNSQSPIVLTYKADIVQNTGIDWDKVNLTLSTINPSKNITPSVLQPWRLSVYDNNAQITRQARMKMPAAPIAMYEESSVSEKKTINSGVSDFVTTSNNGVNLNYQIALPYSLKSTIKPNSLTIKQQNIDVKYKYTATPKLTEEVFLQANVEDWQSLNLLNGNANVYYGNTYVGNFIVNANQLVDTLSVPFGVDKSIQVSRESNEKMKKKPSFMGSTIQQTESYLVKVKNMHTKPIELTVYDQIPVSEDSDIKVSAIEDKNAVTNKSTGEITWDIALEPNEEKQISFSYSLSYPKDKQILGL
- the ydfG gene encoding bifunctional NADP-dependent 3-hydroxy acid dehydrogenase/3-hydroxypropionate dehydrogenase YdfG — its product is MIILVTGASSGFGESIARRFIKHNYTVIGTGRRTERLDALHQELGDKFYPLTLDIQDRTAIQDAIASLPAHLKHIDILVNNAGLALGLEPAFDANPDDWDVMINTNTKGLVNMTYEVLQVMVANNHGHIINIGSTAASWPYKGGNVYGATKAFVKQFSLGLRADLQGKKIRVTDIEPGLVGGTEFSNIRFKGDDDKAASTYQGADALTPEDIAETVYWVATLPAHMNVNTLELMPVCQTFAGLTVYKQL
- a CDS encoding DUF1283 family protein, yielding MNSHKMLKTGLTAICFCLPLLWATSSSAAQSTTSCTAGSTCVSVGQGDDSLNKEQARQEKEQWDDTRMLRKKVNTRTEKEFDKVDQAFDAKDKCEKSLNLNAYWEPSTKRCLDVSNGRPINNP
- a CDS encoding DUF1161 domain-containing protein, which translates into the protein MKKKLLLPLFALVLAPAFAQASCESVIEEIKQKIINNGVPADNFSLVAVPNDEVDASKGQVVGHCQNDSYKIIYTRH
- the bioD gene encoding dethiobiotin synthase: MINLFVTGTDTDVGKTVSTLAILQALNNQGIKAVGYKPIADQCIDTPEGIRNKDALLIHSVSKDLVSYDEVNPVRITDNYSHENSIDFNKIKHGLDHLHHQCDMVVIEGNGGWRYLLDDNTFYADWLKGQPVGVILVVGIQHGCVNHALLTADAIRADGLPLIGWMANRINPGLAHYAQIIERLQHHIKAPLIGEIPYLLRPEERELGHYLNTDKLQELITIPN
- a CDS encoding ROK family protein, which translates into the protein MVNQTGHIDQIKQLNTGIVYRIIDQHGPISRIALSKQAQLAPASITKITRELMDAHLIKELEFPVLGLRGRPAIGLVIESEGWQFLAIRIEEQKLTISLKEINAVTLAQTEYPFTPLGNSEFMDSLSELISQFFASHQNILERVTAISILIDGILDPHTGVIYQHPSFKIHQLAIAEHLTKQTGLPTYLHPPVDALALMDHFSHQEKRKAKNIIYLQLQDVINVMVLNHGTALDANTRRPILFGHTQCEPYQHNFCYCGSNDCLETKTSIPAILRQANNFLINYPDSFLHQHDISIEKICAGATLNDRLCVYLINQVAQQLAKPLALMVNLFGSELILVNSPLNQGSELFLKCLHDHINKYAVPLYSSNLSIEKSLFTVKESETSLIQRALYDGSLLLQLLQG
- a CDS encoding LysR family transcriptional regulator, whose protein sequence is MSIELRHLRYFIAVAEELHFGKAAERLHISQPPLSQQIQILEEKINAKLLERNNRNVALTPAGTMFLKEAYQILAQVDAAATKAARMEKGELGELSIGFTSTTPFMHKVTMSLRQYRETYPEVSIHMHQMNTKQQIAPLITGRIDFGIMRNTVLPEQLDYQLLFKEPFMVAVYEGHPLLEFIDVGVDIQQLADYPFIFFERDVGTALYDEINQLLTSAGVVPTISQEAGEAMTILGLVAAGMGISVITESFTRMKIDGVKYLKLTNINASSEVWLVYNTRRALPAVAKKLTNLLMANIVGQQK
- a CDS encoding MFS transporter, which codes for MEHSQNSLTSEQPNEGIRAPQQGNTTPKKHYIQRDDALYLRVTLSFFTVGFATFALLYFVQPILPMLSEDFNISPATASLSLSLSTGLMALGLLITGPISDAIGRKNVMVIALTCAALFTLLSSVMQSWQGILIARALVGLSLSGVAAVAMTYLSEEIHPSYVALSMGLYISGNSLGGMSGRLVTGVIADFYSWRVAVVILGSLALIAAIGFWRLLPPSQHFRASSLKPKNLWVNLHLHFRDKGLPFLFIEGFVLMGGFVTMYNYIGYRLLEAPYSFSQSTVGLLSVIYLTGTYSATKTGSLIHKYGLGQVLIASICMMLVGILVTLHSNVWLVLLGMTILTTGFFAAHSVASSWVGRRAKRARGQASSLYLFSYYAGSSIAGTVGGLFWQHFGWNGVALFIAGILFIGIIIACRLKSICYNQ
- a CDS encoding lytic polysaccharide monooxygenase, whose product is MKPFSLKLFLFASLLFCCSSFVWSHGYVESPESRSYYCKQGINTHCGPVQYEPQSIEGQKGFPQYGPADGKIASAGIGAFSPLDIQTTNRWKRVILNSPNVKFKWRITAKHKTTKWEYFITKPDWQPNALLSRNQFTLTPFCKFERVETPGEIVEHNCVLPKNQKGYHVILAIWTIYDTPNAFYQVIDTEIN
- the tus gene encoding DNA replication terminus site-binding protein — encoded protein: MTIKQDLIDTFNELESRINQFSLLLLEQSKQVPFTAHVFQLPSVIKGEENNEIEQISVHTLAGHDAVSEAIKLINLLFLQNKSEEISNKAAIRLPGVICIQTHLQTYRDFNSLILKINELKMHIKAIVTQVNEPHRFDFIRDSLHGLLTLNTYRTLTSLVDIDTVNFGWANKKVINKVTKNTVLDRLQASIDSGRCPLHLPKEHWLLQLENEIRLIDSLPHNAVLKTQRPVKVQPIARVWDKEQQKQTQFACATPLFVFALEKTVAEIKIGELPDYHANNIAIRNRPKAKQVELLIPRLNLYIER